The following proteins are co-located in the Paenibacillus sp. JNUCC32 genome:
- the eno gene encoding phosphopyruvate hydratase, producing MTIISDVYAREVLDSRGNPTVEVEVYLESGAIGRAIVPSGASTGVHEAVELRDDDKSRYLGKGVLKAVENVNEIIAPEVIGMDALDQLGIDKLMIALDGTPNKGKLGANAILAVSMAVARAAADALDLPLYVYLGGFNAKQLPVPMMNIVNGGAHADNNVDVQEFMVLPVGAPSFKEALRMGAEIFHNLKSVLKGKGLNTAVGDEGGFAPNFTSNEDALSSIIEAIEKAGYKPGEDVLLGMDVASTEFFKDGKYVLEGEGKSFTPAEFVDLLASWVDKYPIVTIEDGCSEDDWEGWKLLTEKLGNKIQLVGDDLFVTNTERLEKGINEGIGNSILIKVNQIGTLTETFDAIEMAKRAGYTAVISHRSGESEDSTIADIAVATNAGQIKTGAPSRTDRVAKYNQLLRIEDQLGELAQYNGLKSFYNLKQK from the coding sequence ATGACTATTATTTCTGATGTATATGCACGCGAAGTCCTTGACTCCCGCGGCAATCCAACCGTAGAGGTTGAAGTATACCTGGAATCCGGTGCAATCGGTCGCGCTATCGTTCCATCCGGTGCTTCCACTGGCGTTCACGAAGCGGTTGAGCTTCGCGACGACGACAAATCCCGTTACCTGGGCAAAGGCGTTCTGAAAGCCGTTGAGAACGTGAACGAAATCATCGCTCCTGAAGTGATCGGCATGGACGCTCTGGACCAGCTCGGCATCGACAAGCTGATGATCGCTTTGGACGGTACGCCAAACAAAGGCAAATTGGGTGCGAACGCCATCTTGGCCGTATCCATGGCTGTAGCTCGCGCTGCTGCTGATGCTTTGGATCTTCCGCTGTATGTATACCTTGGCGGATTCAACGCCAAACAACTTCCAGTACCTATGATGAACATCGTGAACGGTGGCGCTCACGCGGACAACAACGTTGACGTACAAGAATTCATGGTATTGCCTGTTGGCGCACCTAGCTTCAAAGAAGCTCTTCGCATGGGCGCTGAAATCTTCCACAACCTGAAATCCGTTCTGAAGGGCAAAGGCCTGAACACGGCGGTTGGTGACGAAGGCGGCTTCGCTCCTAACTTCACGTCCAACGAAGATGCACTGTCTTCCATCATCGAAGCGATCGAAAAAGCCGGCTACAAGCCAGGCGAAGATGTATTGCTGGGTATGGACGTTGCTTCCACCGAGTTCTTCAAAGATGGCAAGTATGTTCTGGAAGGCGAAGGCAAATCCTTCACGCCGGCAGAATTCGTTGACCTGCTCGCTTCTTGGGTAGACAAATACCCGATCGTAACCATCGAAGACGGATGCTCCGAGGACGATTGGGAAGGTTGGAAATTGCTCACCGAGAAATTGGGTAACAAAATTCAACTCGTGGGTGACGACCTGTTCGTTACGAACACGGAGCGTCTGGAAAAAGGCATCAACGAGGGTATCGGTAACTCCATCCTGATCAAAGTAAACCAAATCGGTACATTGACTGAAACTTTCGATGCGATCGAAATGGCAAAACGCGCAGGATACACGGCTGTCATCTCCCACCGTTCCGGTGAGTCCGAGGACAGCACGATTGCTGATATCGCAGTGGCTACTAACGCAGGCCAAATCAAAACGGGTGCTCCTTCCCGTACCGACCGTGTGGCGAAATACAACCAATTGCTTCGCATCGAAGACCAATTGGGCGAGCTTGCTCAATACAACGGCTTGAAGTCGTTCTACAACCTGAAGCAAAAATAA
- the gap gene encoding type I glyceraldehyde-3-phosphate dehydrogenase, which yields MVKVGINGFGRIGRNVFRAALNNSEVEIVAINDLTDVKTLAHLLKYDTTHGRLNATVEAKEGALVVNGREVKVFAERNPEALPWAEYGVEIVVESTGIFTAKDKASAHLKGGAKKVIISAPATDEDITIVMGVNEDKYDAANHTVISNASCTTNCLAPFAKVLDEKFGIVKGMMTTVHSYTNDQQVLDLPHKDLRRARAAAENIIPSTTGAAKAVSLVLPQLKGKLNGMAMRVPTKNVSVTDLVVELSQNVTLEDVNGALKAAAEGPLKGILNYSEEPLVSSDYNGDPASSTIDSLSTMVVGDNMVKVVSWYDNEWGYSNRVVDLAAYIASKGL from the coding sequence ATGGTTAAAGTAGGTATTAACGGTTTTGGACGTATTGGACGTAACGTATTCCGCGCTGCGCTGAACAACAGCGAAGTTGAAATCGTGGCAATCAACGATTTGACGGACGTAAAAACGCTGGCACACCTTTTGAAATATGACACCACTCACGGCAGACTGAATGCAACTGTTGAAGCTAAAGAAGGCGCACTCGTTGTAAACGGCCGCGAAGTGAAAGTATTCGCTGAGCGTAACCCTGAAGCATTGCCTTGGGCTGAGTACGGCGTTGAAATCGTTGTAGAATCCACTGGTATTTTCACAGCGAAAGACAAAGCTTCCGCTCACTTGAAAGGCGGCGCTAAGAAAGTTATCATCTCCGCTCCAGCTACTGACGAAGATATCACCATCGTTATGGGCGTTAACGAAGACAAATACGATGCAGCTAACCATACTGTAATCTCCAACGCTTCTTGTACAACAAACTGCTTGGCTCCTTTTGCTAAAGTTCTTGACGAGAAGTTCGGTATCGTTAAAGGCATGATGACTACGGTTCACTCCTACACGAATGACCAGCAAGTGCTTGATCTTCCGCACAAAGACCTGCGTCGTGCTCGTGCAGCTGCCGAAAACATCATTCCATCCACAACAGGTGCTGCTAAAGCGGTTAGCCTCGTTCTGCCACAATTGAAAGGCAAATTGAACGGTATGGCAATGCGTGTACCTACGAAGAACGTTTCCGTAACGGACCTCGTAGTTGAGCTGTCCCAAAACGTAACCCTTGAAGATGTAAACGGAGCTCTGAAAGCAGCTGCTGAAGGCCCGCTGAAAGGCATCTTGAACTACTCCGAAGAGCCGCTTGTATCCAGCGACTACAATGGCGATCCAGCTTCTTCCACTATCGATTCGCTCTCCACTATGGTAGTTGGCGACAACATGGTGAAAGTTGTTTCTTGGTATGACAACGAGTGGGGCTACTCCAACCGTGTCGTTGACCTCGCTGCTTACATCGCAAGCAAAGGTCTGTAA
- the gpmI gene encoding 2,3-bisphosphoglycerate-independent phosphoglycerate mutase, translated as MSAPKPVALIIMDGFGLRNTEVGNAVAQANKPNYDRYLKQYPNTTLTACGEAVGLPEGQMGNSEVGHLNIGAGRIVYQDLTRITKSIREGEFFENETLVEAVRAAKNNNKKLHLYGLVSDGGVHSHIEHMFAMLDLCKKEDFHDVYIHGFMDGRDVAPDSGKQFVKDLIAKIEEVGVGQIATLSGRYYAMDRDKRWDRVEKAYRAMVYGEGPKYTDPLKAITESYEKSVYDEFVEPTVMVNGAGEPVSLVESGDSVIFLNYRPDRAIQLSQVFTNKDFRGFDRGPKFPQSLHFVCLTLFSETVEGFVAYKPKDLDNTLGEVLVQHNKKQLRIAETEKYPHVTFFFSGGRDVELPGETRVLINSPKVATYDLKPEMSAYEVADACVREIEADKHDAIILNFANPDMVGHSGMLEPTVKAVETTDECVGKVVDAVLAKGGVVIITADHGNADMVFDENGRPFTAHTTNPVPFIVTDENVTLREGGILADIAPTILDLMGLPKPDEMTGTSMIAARK; from the coding sequence ATGTCTGCTCCAAAACCCGTAGCTCTGATCATCATGGACGGTTTCGGGCTTCGCAACACCGAGGTGGGCAATGCGGTCGCTCAAGCGAACAAGCCTAACTACGACCGGTATTTGAAGCAATATCCGAACACCACGTTGACCGCTTGCGGCGAAGCCGTAGGCTTGCCGGAAGGTCAAATGGGGAACTCCGAAGTGGGTCACTTGAACATCGGCGCAGGCCGGATCGTGTATCAGGATTTGACCCGCATCACGAAGTCGATTCGCGAAGGAGAATTCTTCGAGAACGAAACGCTGGTGGAAGCCGTTCGCGCTGCCAAGAACAACAACAAGAAGCTGCATCTGTACGGGCTGGTATCCGACGGTGGCGTTCACAGTCACATTGAGCACATGTTTGCGATGCTGGATCTTTGCAAGAAGGAAGATTTCCATGACGTATACATCCATGGTTTCATGGATGGACGCGACGTGGCACCGGACAGCGGCAAGCAGTTCGTTAAGGATCTGATTGCGAAGATTGAGGAAGTGGGCGTTGGCCAAATCGCTACGCTTTCCGGTCGTTACTACGCAATGGACCGCGACAAGCGTTGGGACCGCGTCGAGAAGGCTTACCGTGCGATGGTGTACGGCGAAGGCCCTAAATATACGGATCCGCTGAAAGCCATCACCGAATCCTACGAGAAATCGGTTTATGATGAATTCGTAGAGCCGACCGTCATGGTAAATGGCGCGGGAGAACCGGTAAGTCTGGTGGAGAGCGGAGATTCCGTCATCTTCCTGAACTACCGCCCTGACCGTGCGATCCAGCTGTCCCAAGTGTTCACGAACAAAGATTTCCGTGGTTTCGATCGCGGACCGAAGTTCCCGCAAAGCTTGCATTTTGTCTGTTTGACGCTGTTCAGCGAGACGGTGGAAGGCTTCGTCGCCTACAAGCCGAAGGATCTGGACAACACGCTGGGCGAAGTGCTGGTTCAGCACAACAAGAAGCAGCTTCGCATTGCGGAAACGGAGAAGTACCCGCACGTGACGTTCTTCTTCAGCGGCGGACGCGATGTTGAGCTTCCAGGCGAAACGCGCGTATTGATCAACTCGCCGAAAGTGGCGACGTACGATCTGAAGCCGGAGATGAGCGCCTATGAGGTGGCGGATGCTTGCGTGAGAGAAATCGAAGCGGATAAGCATGACGCGATCATCTTGAACTTCGCGAACCCGGACATGGTAGGTCACTCCGGTATGCTGGAGCCTACCGTTAAAGCGGTAGAAACCACCGACGAGTGCGTTGGCAAAGTAGTGGATGCCGTTCTTGCCAAAGGCGGCGTGGTTATCATTACGGCTGACCACGGAAATGCGGACATGGTATTCGATGAGAATGGCCGTCCATTCACCGCGCATACCACGAACCCGGTTCCGTTCATCGTAACGGATGAGAACGTAACGCTGCGTGAAGGCGGTATTCTGGCCGACATCGCGCCAACGATTCTTGATCTGATGGGGCTGCCGAAGCCTGACGAGATGACGGGAACCTCCATGATTGCAGCACGTAAATAA
- the clpP gene encoding ATP-dependent Clp endopeptidase proteolytic subunit ClpP, whose translation MSFIPMVVEQSNRGERAYDIYSRLLKDRIIFLGSDVNDVVANSIIAQMLFLSAEDPEKDIHLYINSPGGSITAGMAIFDTMQFIKPDVSTICVGMAASMGAFLLNAGAKGKRYGLPNSEIMIHQPLGGAQGQATDIEIRARRILKMRDKLNRILSERTGQPLERIEKDTDRDYFMTADEAKEYGLIDQVLENTPPQGL comes from the coding sequence GTGAGTTTTATACCTATGGTCGTTGAACAAAGCAACCGCGGTGAGCGGGCGTACGACATCTATTCCAGATTGCTGAAAGACCGCATTATCTTCCTCGGCTCCGACGTAAATGACGTGGTCGCCAATTCCATCATTGCCCAAATGCTGTTCTTGTCGGCTGAGGATCCCGAGAAGGATATTCATCTTTACATCAACAGCCCTGGCGGTTCCATTACCGCAGGTATGGCGATATTCGATACGATGCAGTTCATCAAGCCGGACGTCTCGACGATCTGTGTCGGCATGGCTGCTTCCATGGGCGCATTCCTGCTTAACGCAGGCGCCAAAGGCAAACGCTACGGTCTCCCTAACAGCGAGATCATGATTCACCAGCCGCTCGGCGGCGCACAGGGTCAAGCCACGGATATTGAAATCCGTGCCCGCCGCATTCTCAAAATGCGCGACAAGCTGAACCGCATCCTGTCCGAACGCACCGGCCAACCGCTGGAGCGCATCGAGAAGGACACGGATCGCGACTACTTCATGACGGCTGACGAAGCCAAAGAGTATGGCCTGATCGATCAAGTACTGGAAAACACACCGCCGCAAGGTTTATAA
- a CDS encoding ABC transporter permease: MKKKNHPLLGVHSFLMMAFIYVPIVMIIIYSFNDTRLSGNWEGFTMDWYVSLFQNRHVMEALMNSLTVAVISTIVSTLLGTAAALSLRNLGRKGRSGMNGLLYLPVIIPDIIMGLSLLVLFSQLNMPLGKATVIIAHITFSLSYVYVVVTARLSGMGKQLDEAAQDLGATPWQTFRHVTLPQIAPGIISGALIAFTLSLDDFMVSFFVAGPSSTTLPIYIYAQVKRGISPEINALCTLLILVSITLILLAQYILNRGNGQKKHKTLPI, encoded by the coding sequence GTGAAAAAGAAGAATCACCCGCTGCTCGGGGTTCACTCTTTCCTTATGATGGCTTTCATCTATGTACCCATCGTCATGATTATCATCTATTCCTTTAACGATACGCGGCTTAGCGGCAATTGGGAAGGCTTTACGATGGATTGGTATGTGTCGCTATTCCAGAATCGGCACGTGATGGAAGCGCTGATGAACAGTTTGACGGTGGCCGTCATCTCGACGATCGTTTCCACCCTGCTCGGGACTGCAGCAGCGCTCTCGCTTCGGAATTTGGGGCGTAAAGGCCGCAGCGGCATGAATGGCCTGCTGTATCTGCCGGTCATCATCCCGGATATTATTATGGGGCTGTCGCTGCTGGTGCTGTTCAGTCAACTGAACATGCCGCTTGGCAAGGCAACGGTGATCATCGCCCATATTACGTTCAGCCTGTCGTACGTCTATGTCGTGGTAACGGCCCGACTGTCGGGGATGGGCAAACAGCTGGACGAGGCTGCCCAGGATTTGGGCGCCACGCCTTGGCAAACGTTCCGGCACGTCACGCTGCCGCAGATTGCACCGGGCATTATCTCCGGCGCATTGATTGCTTTCACGCTGTCGCTGGACGATTTTATGGTCAGCTTTTTCGTCGCCGGCCCAAGCTCAACAACGCTGCCGATCTATATATACGCTCAGGTGAAGCGCGGCATCTCGCCAGAGATCAACGCGCTGTGTACGCTGCTCATACTGGTCAGCATCACGCTGATCCTGTTAGCCCAATATATTCTTAACCGCGGCAATGGGCAGAAGAAACACAAAACATTACCGATCTAA
- a CDS encoding sugar-binding transcriptional regulator, with amino-acid sequence MRNLLEIQEQLLPDLMDTLKRRYTILHQIKLSGIVGRRTLASSLSMTERVLRAETDLLKAQGLIEIETLGMRISGSGICLLEELEPVMNELFGLVELEEKIRQAYGLRKVVIIPGDSESSPEVKRELGRAGARTLLNFVQDGDTIAVTGGSTLAEVAEQMSSLPGGEPLTSTWFVPARGGLGESMEIQANTIASKMAKRVGAEYRLLHVPDLLSEDAYQSLVQDQHIQEIVDVIRRSRVIIHGIGDAMEMARRRKLDEGSIRNLQADGAIAESFGYYFSEDGEVVHKMLTLGLRLEDIMRTETIIGIAGGQGKGKAIHAVLKFGHEDILVTDEAAALEVEKEIDAGI; translated from the coding sequence ATGCGTAACCTATTAGAAATACAAGAGCAACTTCTGCCGGATCTGATGGACACTCTTAAACGAAGGTATACCATCCTTCATCAGATCAAGTTGTCCGGAATTGTTGGCCGAAGAACACTGGCTTCATCGTTATCGATGACCGAGCGTGTTCTCAGAGCAGAGACTGATCTTCTGAAAGCGCAAGGGCTGATCGAGATTGAAACGCTCGGCATGCGGATCAGCGGCTCAGGGATATGCTTGCTGGAGGAGTTGGAACCGGTCATGAATGAGTTGTTCGGACTGGTTGAACTGGAAGAGAAGATTCGTCAGGCTTACGGGCTTCGTAAAGTGGTCATTATTCCCGGTGACAGCGAGTCATCTCCGGAAGTCAAACGTGAGCTTGGCCGGGCCGGAGCAAGAACGCTGCTTAACTTTGTCCAGGATGGAGATACGATTGCCGTAACAGGCGGCTCCACGCTCGCCGAAGTGGCAGAGCAGATGTCCTCTTTGCCTGGCGGCGAACCGTTGACAAGCACTTGGTTTGTGCCGGCGCGTGGCGGCCTCGGGGAGAGCATGGAGATTCAAGCGAACACCATCGCTTCCAAAATGGCTAAGCGCGTTGGGGCTGAGTACCGATTGCTTCATGTTCCGGATCTGCTCAGCGAGGATGCTTATCAATCGTTGGTTCAGGATCAGCACATCCAGGAGATCGTGGATGTGATCAGGCGCAGCCGCGTCATTATTCACGGCATCGGGGATGCCATGGAGATGGCCAGACGGCGGAAGCTGGATGAAGGCTCTATCCGGAACTTACAGGCAGATGGCGCGATCGCGGAATCCTTCGGCTATTATTTCAGTGAAGATGGCGAAGTTGTCCACAAAATGCTTACCCTTGGACTCCGGCTTGAGGATATTATGCGGACGGAGACCATCATCGGCATTGCTGGAGGGCAAGGCAAGGGCAAAGCGATTCACGCGGTGCTGAAATTCGGACACGAGGACATTCTCGTTACGGATGAAGCCGCAGCATTGGAAGTCGAGAAGGAAATTGACGCCGGCATCTGA
- a CDS encoding ABC transporter substrate-binding protein → MKKSRWTRLLTAGMVAVLSVGLLAGCGSDKETLHIYSWADNFDPEVLKDFEEKFDVKVTYDNYANNEDLLAKIKAGGSGYDLIQPSDYMVKTMIESELLEPLDMNNIPNFVNITDTFKDPSYDPGNKYSIVYTSGVTGIAYNKKYVKDEINSWEDLWNPEYKGKVLLLDDNREMIGMALKKQGKSNSSTDEAEITAASDELKTLLPNVLAFDTDNIKQKMIQEEGWIATVWSGDAAFIAAENPDVAYVVPEEGATIFSDNYAIPKGAKNKELAEKFINFMMEPEVSAKNYEFIGYSNPNTKAMEFHSEEYRANTMINLTEEELGRTEWLDNVGDSLSVYDRLWTELKSGR, encoded by the coding sequence TTGAAAAAATCAAGATGGACCCGCCTGCTGACGGCAGGCATGGTTGCGGTATTGTCTGTAGGACTGCTGGCCGGCTGCGGCTCGGATAAGGAGACGCTTCATATTTACAGCTGGGCGGATAACTTCGATCCCGAGGTGCTGAAGGACTTTGAGGAGAAGTTCGACGTGAAGGTAACCTACGACAACTACGCGAACAATGAAGACCTGCTGGCTAAGATCAAGGCTGGCGGCAGCGGTTATGACCTCATTCAGCCGTCCGATTATATGGTCAAAACGATGATTGAATCGGAGCTGCTTGAGCCGCTTGACATGAATAATATCCCGAACTTCGTCAATATTACGGATACTTTCAAAGATCCGTCTTATGACCCGGGCAATAAATATTCGATCGTTTACACGTCCGGCGTAACGGGAATTGCATATAACAAGAAGTATGTGAAGGACGAAATCAACAGCTGGGAAGACCTCTGGAATCCGGAATACAAGGGCAAAGTCCTGCTTCTGGACGACAACCGGGAAATGATCGGCATGGCGCTGAAAAAGCAAGGGAAATCCAACAGCAGCACGGATGAGGCGGAAATCACGGCTGCATCCGATGAGCTGAAGACACTGCTGCCCAATGTCCTTGCGTTTGATACGGACAATATTAAGCAGAAGATGATTCAGGAGGAAGGCTGGATTGCCACGGTTTGGTCCGGAGACGCGGCGTTCATCGCGGCGGAGAATCCGGATGTAGCGTATGTGGTGCCTGAAGAAGGAGCGACCATATTCTCGGACAACTACGCGATTCCAAAAGGCGCGAAGAATAAGGAGCTGGCCGAGAAATTCATCAACTTCATGATGGAGCCTGAAGTCAGCGCCAAAAACTATGAATTTATCGGATACAGCAATCCGAACACGAAAGCGATGGAATTCCATAGCGAGGAATACCGCGCCAATACGATGATCAACCTGACGGAAGAGGAGCTGGGCCGTACCGAGTGGCTCGATAATGTCGGTGACTCGCTCTCCGTCTATGATCGTTTATGGACCGAACTGAAGAGCGGTCGTTAG
- the tpiA gene encoding triose-phosphate isomerase, whose translation MRTPIIAGNWKMFKTVPEATSFIEDVKGKAEVEGVESVICAPFTNLPALVEAAKGTNIKIGAQNLHFEDNGAFTGEISGLMLKDLGVDYVIIGHSERRQYFAETDEIVNKKVHAAFRHGLLPIVCVGEKLEEREAGQTKDVCKVQTEAAFAGVPADQAVHVVIAYEPIWAIGTGKSSTAEDANEVIAYIRELVKGLYGETVADQVRIQYGGSVKPENVAEYMGQSDIDGALVGGASLQPASYIALVEGAK comes from the coding sequence GTGAGAACACCTATCATAGCTGGTAACTGGAAAATGTTCAAAACTGTTCCGGAAGCAACTTCATTTATTGAAGATGTGAAGGGCAAAGCGGAAGTAGAAGGCGTGGAAAGCGTGATCTGCGCGCCGTTTACCAATCTTCCTGCATTGGTTGAAGCGGCAAAGGGCACGAACATCAAAATCGGTGCACAAAATCTTCATTTCGAAGACAATGGCGCCTTTACGGGTGAAATCAGCGGCTTGATGCTGAAAGACCTGGGCGTGGACTACGTCATTATTGGACATTCCGAGCGCCGCCAGTATTTTGCTGAAACCGATGAGATCGTGAACAAGAAGGTACATGCGGCATTCCGTCATGGTCTTCTTCCGATCGTATGCGTTGGCGAGAAGCTGGAAGAACGCGAAGCCGGCCAAACCAAAGACGTGTGCAAAGTACAAACGGAAGCAGCGTTCGCAGGTGTTCCTGCTGATCAAGCGGTTCATGTCGTTATTGCTTACGAGCCAATCTGGGCAATCGGAACGGGCAAATCCTCCACGGCAGAGGATGCGAACGAAGTCATCGCCTATATTCGCGAACTCGTTAAAGGCCTGTACGGCGAAACCGTTGCAGACCAAGTTCGCATTCAATACGGCGGCAGCGTGAAGCCTGAAAATGTAGCGGAGTATATGGGACAAAGCGACATCGACGGCGCGCTCGTTGGTGGTGCAAGTCTACAACCTGCTTCCTACATCGCACTCGTTGAGGGGGCGAAGTAA
- a CDS encoding phosphoglycerate kinase, with the protein MNKKSVRDVEVSGKRVFVRVDFNVPLEDGKITDDTRIRETLPTIKYLVEQGAKVILASHMGRPKGEVVESLRLTPASQRLSELLGKPVAKADEAVGEAVKAQVEKLQNGDVLVLENVRFYPGEEKNDPELAKQFAELADLFVNDAFGAAHRAHASTEGIAHHLPAVSGLLMEKELSVLGKALSNPDRPFTAIIGGSKVKDKIDVIDNLLTLADNVIIGGGLAYTFFKAQGHEIGQSLLDKEKLDVALGFIEKAKELGKNFYLPEDIVVTDEFSADANTKVVDIDGIPADWEGVDIGPKTRAKYAEVIKNSKLVVWNGPMGVFEIAPFSNGTREVAQACAETEAYTIIGGGDSAAAAEKFGLADKMDHISTGGGASLEFMEGKALPGVVALNDK; encoded by the coding sequence ATGAACAAGAAAAGTGTACGTGATGTAGAAGTAAGCGGCAAACGGGTGTTTGTCCGCGTCGATTTCAATGTACCGCTCGAAGATGGTAAAATTACAGACGACACTCGTATTCGCGAGACTTTGCCGACGATTAAGTATCTGGTGGAGCAAGGAGCGAAAGTCATCCTGGCCAGCCACATGGGTCGTCCCAAAGGAGAGGTCGTAGAATCTTTGCGCCTGACTCCGGCGAGTCAGCGTCTGTCGGAACTGCTCGGCAAACCGGTAGCCAAAGCGGATGAAGCGGTAGGAGAAGCCGTTAAAGCTCAAGTCGAGAAGCTGCAAAACGGCGATGTGCTCGTACTTGAAAATGTTCGTTTTTACCCTGGTGAAGAGAAGAATGATCCGGAACTTGCGAAGCAATTCGCTGAGCTGGCCGATCTGTTCGTGAACGACGCGTTTGGTGCTGCTCACCGCGCGCACGCTTCGACAGAGGGGATTGCTCATCATCTTCCGGCCGTATCGGGATTGTTGATGGAGAAAGAGCTGTCCGTTCTCGGCAAAGCCCTTTCGAATCCGGACCGTCCTTTTACCGCCATCATCGGTGGATCGAAGGTTAAGGACAAAATCGACGTGATCGACAACCTGCTTACGCTTGCTGACAATGTCATCATCGGCGGTGGACTTGCTTACACGTTCTTCAAAGCTCAAGGCCATGAAATCGGTCAATCTCTGCTTGATAAAGAGAAGCTTGATGTGGCACTCGGTTTCATCGAAAAAGCCAAAGAGCTGGGCAAAAACTTCTACCTGCCGGAAGATATCGTCGTTACGGACGAATTCAGCGCAGACGCCAATACCAAGGTCGTTGATATCGACGGCATCCCAGCCGATTGGGAAGGCGTTGACATCGGTCCTAAGACTCGCGCCAAGTATGCAGAAGTTATCAAGAACTCCAAACTTGTCGTGTGGAACGGTCCTATGGGCGTATTCGAAATCGCTCCGTTCAGCAACGGTACTCGTGAAGTGGCACAGGCCTGTGCGGAAACGGAAGCTTACACGATTATCGGCGGCGGCGACTCGGCTGCAGCAGCGGAGAAATTCGGCCTTGCCGACAAGATGGATCACATCTCGACAGGCGGCGGCGCATCTCTTGAGTTCATGGAAGGCAAAGCACTTCCTGGTGTTGTGGCACTGAACGATAAATAG
- a CDS encoding PdaC/SigV domain-containing protein codes for MNPKFRVCASLIATSVLLGSLGLSGQVIDASAAKAPVSASQKTSKNEVVLKWNGKTLSQKGLVLHGVTYVPATALRDGLGMPLKYDSKKRTYTLGNGYNKLSAAVYAASEIGILVNGSYAGEPGGQIINGRLYLPFKTISEYMGVQGQWNPSLKTLSMTQKKLNDITIKSVALKKNIQGVDAVVNYPVISGLDNAEVQAEINKVLKENASGVITGAEGNAEEFPPSESSFPYEFSGDFVVHYNQNDILSITAYDYSYTGGAHGMTFRKSFTFSLKDGKQMKLGDFINMQGKNKQKLNNLVLSKMKKEGGYLGGFEGVPADADFYVKDNAAVLYFQLYEYTAYAYGFPEFELKLKEWK; via the coding sequence ATGAATCCTAAATTTCGTGTATGTGCATCATTAATTGCAACTAGTGTCCTGCTTGGTAGTCTTGGTTTGAGCGGACAGGTCATCGATGCAAGCGCCGCTAAGGCACCCGTTTCCGCCAGCCAAAAAACGTCGAAAAATGAAGTTGTACTGAAATGGAACGGCAAAACCTTGTCACAAAAAGGTCTAGTGCTGCATGGGGTAACTTATGTGCCAGCGACAGCTTTGCGGGATGGTCTGGGGATGCCTCTTAAATATGATTCCAAAAAACGCACGTATACACTGGGTAACGGCTATAACAAGCTGAGCGCCGCCGTGTATGCTGCAAGCGAAATCGGCATTCTGGTGAACGGTTCGTATGCCGGCGAGCCTGGCGGACAGATCATCAATGGACGTCTGTATCTGCCGTTCAAAACGATCAGCGAATACATGGGCGTTCAGGGACAATGGAATCCTTCCTTGAAAACACTGAGCATGACACAGAAGAAGCTGAATGACATTACCATTAAATCGGTTGCGCTCAAGAAGAATATTCAGGGCGTAGACGCTGTTGTGAATTATCCTGTAATCAGCGGACTCGATAATGCGGAGGTCCAAGCCGAAATCAACAAAGTGTTGAAAGAAAATGCGTCCGGCGTAATCACCGGCGCGGAAGGAAACGCCGAGGAATTCCCGCCGTCGGAATCCAGTTTCCCTTACGAATTCAGCGGTGACTTCGTGGTCCATTACAACCAGAACGACATCCTGAGCATTACGGCGTATGATTATTCGTACACCGGCGGTGCCCATGGCATGACCTTCCGTAAAAGCTTCACGTTCTCCTTGAAGGACGGCAAGCAAATGAAGCTGGGCGATTTCATCAACATGCAGGGCAAGAACAAGCAGAAGCTGAACAACCTTGTGCTGAGCAAGATGAAGAAAGAGGGAGGTTACCTCGGCGGTTTTGAGGGAGTGCCTGCCGATGCCGACTTCTATGTGAAGGATAACGCGGCGGTGCTGTACTTCCAGCTTTATGAATACACCGCCTATGCCTATGGATTTCCTGAGTTTGAGCTGAAGCTGAAAGAGTGGAAGTAA